The DNA region cccagttttgaattttggcccactggctatttgagtttgacacctctgctatAGATTGTATTTACTCTCACTCACTGTCTGAAGTAGCTTCTGAGCTCTCAGTGACAGATCATTCTGTTGTATTCAAGGTTAGCATCTTCTTTACAGGATAGTGAAGGGCACTACGAACTCTAGCCAAACATCTGTGTTCTTCTGTGATGTCTTCTGCCTGGTGTACCCACATCAACGAGGTCTGGCCCCTCTGAGTCCCAAACTGACACAAACCCAATTAACCAACCATCTTGACCCGGAGAAAAAATACAGACAACAGTTCCAACATTTCCACCAGAAGGACCACACATGGCGATACCACACacctaaaacacagaaaaaaaaacagcagaaccatGAACGTCACCGAGTTTTATATTAATTTCAAAAGTCTGAAGATTTGTTCCCTTTTACTTCACATTTGTGCAAAGGAGGACAGATTTGGATAAAAGCTCATAACAACTAAATGAGCCTTAAAACAGTCATAAATCATGGACATACATTTCTGCAACAGCAAAATGGAGGACTACGGCAACctcaaaaaacaataaaaccatgaaatacagaaaaatcatccagaattaaaaaaaacaacattcttcTGTAGAGTAAACAAAAAGATTTTGAAACCAACTTAATCATTGAGGCTATCTGTAAAAAATTTAGCCTgctaataaaaatgtatttggagGAAATGTCACTGTAACACCAGTTTAGGATTAAATTCATACTTACTGCTGCTCCAGGGATTCCAAATGGAGCCCCCTGGAACGACGAGGCAATTCCAGATCAAGACAACTACAATAACAATGACAGTGACAAGAATcaccaacacaacagcaacagcgaTGCCTGCCATCAGTCCCATATGGTTCAAAGAAAATTAGCATGGTGACGCCTTCAGAGGGACGTTCAGGTATGAGAATctaggtgtaaataatactcacagttacacccgaggagcctgccttgatagaacagggggttgacagtgaggcggacgtttctagggagctcctgtaatctgctctctacaatcaccagatcaggatcaaaggtgtgatgcatcaccaccagaattactgctttattatctggagacatagaaaagaccagggtgactcagcaaggtaagtttcactttcacttctgctttaacaactttgaatcttcatgttacatttagttccatcacattcacactgaagttgctacctgggagtccctccagggcctcgtcaatgtctgttttgattcgggatttgactggacatgtgggaatgtgtatttctacatgtgtgttgattttgctgctgcccagaaatcacacagaaaaaaaatataaagtagaccattaaattatagcttagtaagtgttcttgttttacagtgtaatccctcatattgaacaacactaaaaaacaaagtagttgggcctacgttccatgatgctatacttttagatgttatttatgtcatagtTCACTTTAGACAGAAACGTACCATGACCATCTTGCCATCCTTGATCTCTCTGACGAACGTGGTCTCTTTGCCCTCCCACTTTTGGACGTGGACcaacttgtctccctccagagacactgtagactgagagacacaacacatggtgaccgtactgaaaagtgtggccaattaatcttgattactccagaatatgccgatctgagatgattgaaagtgtttgttcttactttacagttcctgtcgtcggcggtggtttcatcaaactcctcccccagcttgaaggagatctctgtgtttttgaaggtgctctgggtgcgaaccaccaccttatcgccctccaggctgatgatgacggtcGGTTTGGTCACGTTCCCGACCTGTCGGGTGGCGAAGCCCACGCCTGGGACATgacatatgaagcacatttcaacactgagatcaaagaaaaagagcaaagctaGAAGCACATTACTGACCAAGGCTTTCATGTAATCATCAAAGTTCTCGCTCTCCACCAGTTTCCAGGTTGCACAGAAGGCGTCGACCATGGTGATAGTTTTTCAGAGACCAAGTATTCTGAAGAGCACAGTGAGTGAGCTGTGGTCGTTCAAGTTTCCCCCCAGTGTGTTATTATTCCGCGCCTTATTATTATGCATGCAGGTGGGCAGGGCCACGGGTCCCATTGGCTCAGGAGATTTTTGCTGTGTTCCTTATTGGACGGTTATTAAATGGGTCACGGTCCTACTGACCCGTAGAGAGGTGGGGCAAAgctaaattagctcatttgtatgcgcgatgatgtaattactctaattcctgcagccagctcaggttgatgtggtgctaaaaaggagaaattctccattttaaagatgaccccaaaaaaatccaactacaacaatgaaaagcatgttaTAATGATGCTACCGGCAGAAGAGTAGTCTTCAAATCCCCATGAATCATTTCCTCATGTCCCGGTCCCCCCCTCTCCAGTCAGCCCGGTGCCACCCGATCGGAATGTGTCCTGTTGGGGATCGTCGGTGAAGCAGAATCACTttgtttgacagctctttgtccTGAGTTGCATTactgaccccaccaccaccaccaccactgcaattACTTCATGCTTCACATGCACGGTAACGACTGtacttaagtgtgtgtgtgtgtgagagtgtgtgcatgtgtaagttccgctttctcacacaaagtcagtgtttatggaggAACGCACAGACCCAGATGAGTGATTGTGACTCTTGATTGGGCAGTTTATGGTCGTTCATTTAAGTTGGACTCAGGGAGGTTTTTTGATAAACTGTCATGAGCATTAagcttggagctgatgttgtgttttaaaggttgacctgtttttttttgtggagcagcttctgacacactgggattgtcagtatttccaaaagtctccttccggttagttttttaattctatttgtaatgcatcataaaagtaattttaaaataccactgaccgagctgccaaattcaaaatcttgttttggtttagttttgaggaaatatacttcaaatctgctcctcttctcattttctttttagcacctttgttttttgaaggatctcctgttgattcacttcttttgaacaacttcatttcctctgcacttcatctgagaacagggcatgcagacattaatcatacctgtaggctggagctctactcagcaacaacagctggtgtctgcaaacctgcatcggtgaaggagctctagtgccccctgctggtcggtGGCAGAAGTGCCTCCTAATTTTGGGTTGAATGAAAACGTCCCCGATATTAATAACAccaattgtacaaataatactttaaagtcttcaccactgagttgactccgagaaacattgtttgaaatagcttttaatttcatacttacagtaaacacactttgttatttAATGCTACAAAACCAAAGCTGTCattgaaaagaacaagaaaaaaggaagaaaatgaaaaaagtatcaaaacgattaaaaatgaatgaaattcaattaaatatgcagcctcctatttgctcatcaaccaaaatatgcttctaaatgaaacatatttggatttacttatttaacaggtaatacaatataggaattaaaacatttcacaaaaaacctctgcacatacaagaacaaataaaacaagttcttggctgctattatttgagctgtgatggttgtgttggtgctgacattctcacagtgctgtaggtcacattggatcaccttcatcaccaaaaacctgaagaaaaaaaaacgaaacagaattgacaaccaaacaaactgatcctttttgtttgaactcctttggtggatgatgttgacttcaaatccatcatggacaaatgtgaaaataatgaaggtgggtcaaaaatcaaaagaataaacctaaatcttttataaatgtattcagttatgTACCAAAACCAAGGCTGAACTTATTTTAGCATCTGTGAAAGCTTCTGTGAAGGCAAACAAGGACCCGTTATCGTTGTACCTGGGCTCCACCGTTGGTGCTCTTGTAGCTGATGGAGGCGTAACAAATGTTCTCGCTTTTGACCTAAAGAGACGAAAATGTGTGACTCAGTTCTGCATTAAGAAGTTTCCTCCTAAGGGGTCACACTTTATCTCTCATTTTCTACActttgacagactttttttcaacttcaagtttttaaaatatttttcaaaatgtttctgtgcatacaaAAAGTCTGTCTAaacctttttaatgtgttattgtgctatggaggaaaaaagcatcttcCTCAACTCTTCTGGACTCAAGTGCCCGAACCAAATCAACCCAGGCGACAGTGGAACAACAGCattaaagagaggacagagatgaggtttatgctcttggtgctggttgggttcttagtggaacactttagaTAAAACCGGGGAAACATAATGACGCCAAGGCACATTATGATCATGATTATTGTGGACTTTCACATCCTTCtacactgacatttcattaacatcatgaaacttaccagtgccttttctccgtttatatatgaaaactgtgagGCAACCGATGGCAAGGACAACTGAAGCGGCTGCTGCAATGAGGTTCAGCCACCACGGatctggaagataatggagatatttggctctcattcatacaacataataattaatgaatctggATCTTATCCCCCAAACTGGTTACTATGTAGAAAAAGGACTAACGGACTTTAAggttattaaaggattttccattataaatgtgcatgactaccctctttaggctgtaacctgcctataatcattatatgaggaagacctcttcatcatcaggacaggactttagacgactgcattggtttaactgggagaaatgggacagcccataacagtcgatgatctcatcgaattctggtgattcaagtgaaatcaccacaaaccaacatgtttttcctgtcgtgtttcacctctttattttagcttgttcctctggttgttcctgtagtaaTAATCCAcgacaaaccttttaaaatcagcttggatcagaaatatttcactgacaatttagttctaagaaaagtttgtgttatggttgatcatgtctttgttgtaacaatgaatcttacagcgctgcaaagtttatttatccaaacagctgcaggacgtccaagcaggacgttccaagcgggacgttccaagcgggacgttccaagcgggatgtccaccctacaggggttgagtggagccgaggttactgatccatcctctcctgaactgctcagtgagcctgaccatcgtcaaggtaacgctcagtcagataccgtggagatgtaggatgatcactggtccatccatccatccatccatccatccatccatccatccatccacccatccatcgtccatccatccatccgtccacccatccctccacccatccatccaccagtgtagcagcatcatggtctcaggtgctgggaccagtcaagaacaatagcagctgtttgggttttattgagcacgtagctcctcatctgctgctcatgccacaaacgcagcttccttattaatgcggcgccattttaaagggaaataaaaaaggcttttacgatttactgccagggagaatggttgcaacacagacacaaactaccaacacagcaggaaccagaaaattaaaaaagctaatgttgtgttacggatgttctcttacagTTACCATCTCcagaggttgttgctggagtggtggtggtggcttcagaagagaagagaagagaagagacaaacctgagtaaa from Takifugu flavidus isolate HTHZ2018 unplaced genomic scaffold, ASM371156v2 ctg288, whole genome shotgun sequence includes:
- the LOC130520123 gene encoding fatty acid-binding protein, brain-like, with the protein product MVDAFCATWKLVESENFDDYMKALVSNVLLALLFFFDLSVEMCFICHVPGVGFATRQVGNVTKPTVIISLEGDKVVVRTQSTFKNTEISFKLGEEFDETTADDRNCKSTVSLEGDKLVHVQKWEGKETTFVREIKDGKMVMVRFCLK